In the Candidatus Dechloromonas phosphoritropha genome, TGACGATGGGGAGAATGAGGGCCAGGGCGTATGTCATGCCCATGGTCCACAGCCCGTACTTGCCGACCAGCAATTCCGTGATCCACGGAACGTTGACCGCGGCAGTCACGAAATCGGTGAACGCCGGGTTGAGGATGCTTTCGAAGATATCCTTTTCCAGCAGCCCGACCAGCGTCGTCGCGCCGAAGACCCCGACGAATTCGTAGACCACGTAGAGCACGCCGAGCAGGATCGGGATGCCCCACAGCGGATGCACGACGTACTGGCCGATGCGCTGGGCGAGCAGCGGGCTGCTGCGCGCGGCGCGCTGGATGACGCTGGTCGCCAGGGTATCGGCGGCTTCGCTGCGCTCGCGGGCGAGCAGCGCCGACAGCTTGTTCGCGGTGCGGTGCGAGGCGGCCTGGCGCAGCGCCTTGATTTCCGGGAACTTGTCGCCGGTGTGCTCTTCCAGCCAGGCGGCGACTTCGGCATCGCCGCCGAGATAGAGGATCGCCAGCCCGCGCGCCGCCAGGTGCGGGTGCGGGGCAAGGCGAGCGATGGCCTCGCCGACGCGGGTGATGTCGGCCTCGCTGTCGGCGTCGTAGTGCAGGAGCGCGTCCGGCCGGCGGGCTTGACCGAGGCTGCTGGTCAGTTCGCCGATGCCTTCGCCGCCGGTGGCGACGGTGGCCATGACCGGGATGCCGAGTTCCTCGGCAAGCGCCGGAATGTCGACGGTGACCCCGCGCGCCGCGGCCTCGTCGTGCATGTTGAGCGCCAGCACCATCGGCACGCCGAGTTCGGCGAGCAGCGCGGTCAGGGTCAGCGTGCGGCGCAGGTTCTTGGCGTCGCCGACCTGGACGAGGCAGCGCGTTTGCTCGTTGAGCAGCGCGCGCATGGTGGCGCGTTCGTCGTCGCTGCGCGAGGGCAGGGCGAGTACGCCCGGCGTGTCGAGCAACACCGCCTCGCGGTCGAAGCGGGCGCTGGCGCGCGTGACTTCGACGGTGGTGCCGGGGTAGTTGGAAACGTTGACGTAGGCGCCGGTCAGACGGTGAAAGAGGACCGACTTGCCGACGTTGGGATGGCCAACGAGGAGGATTGCGTTGCTTGGGGTTAGGGAGGTAGTCACGGATGTTTTAGCTTCTAATGTTCCTGGTGCGTCGCGGCCAGTGCGCCTGGCGCCGTACAGGGCCACACTTTACGCCTTTGTGAATCAGCTTTTGATGATATGTGGCAAGTTTTCATGTGATCGGATGGTGGCTGGGCACTGTCACGGTCAACCGGGAAAATGGCCCGAAAATGACCTGCCCGGCTTCGACTCATCGTAAGTGCTTGCTGTGACCGGGATTCATTTGGTCGGCGAGCGGCGCAGCAGTTCACCGCGAATGGCGATCAGCAAAATCTTGGCACGCGCCATGTTGTCGGCGCCTAGGCGTAGCATGATTTTCTGCCCGGCGGAACGCTTCTCGAGTGCCGGATCGGCAAATTTGTAGAGTACTTTCGGCTGCACCACAGCAAGCGGCGGCACGATTGCCGGCGTCGCCAGCAGGTTGTCGATGGCATCGACGAGGCGGTCGTTGAAATGTCTGCCGGGATAGCCGAGTTCGCGGTAGGCCTGCTGGAATACGGGGTAGAGGCTGACATAAAGGTCGACCAGGCGCTGCTTGTCGACTGCCGCCAGCACGTTCAGATAACGCAGGTAACGCTGGTCATTGGCCGGGTCGACGGTCATTGTGCCAGCGTGACGTTCAACCATAAACGGCCCGCTAACGGGCTTGATCGGCATCATTTTGGCCTGTGCTTCCTCGCGCGGCAGATTGTCGATGGTCGCGACAAAGCGGTGAATCATCCGGTCGGGGTAGAAATAGGCCAGCGCTTCCGGACCGACCAGTTGCCGCAAGCCGTCACGATAGGCGGTGTCGTCGTCGAGATTGATAGGTGGCGCGGGTTCGGCTGGAGGGGTTGCCGCGATGATCGGATAGCGTTCGACTTCGGGATCCGGCGCTGGTGGTGCTGGTTCCGCGGCCGGACCCAGCGTCTGCGCGACAACCGTCGGTTCGGGGGCTTGCTGGTCCGGCATCAATAAATAGTAGATGAGGCCCACGACGATAGCGATCAAGGCCAGCGGCAACAGACTACTTTTTCCCATTGAATCAAACCTTTCAAATGCCCGGTACGGCGAATTGGTGCGTCAATAACGACTACGCGTCGCTCCACGTTTTGGAAAGCCTCACCAGAAGAAGAAGACCAAAGTCCAGACGGTGGCCATCAGGCCGACCGGCAGCAACATCGCAACGCCAGCCAGTAGTTTTCGGCCATTTTTTGCCGTCGACCGTGACGTTAGCTGAAATGCCAGCCACAGGCTGCCGAAACACCCGGCGCCAAGCAGCGCGATGCGCAATCCGGGCAGCCAGCCGAGCCACAGGTGTTCGGCCTTGAGGTGGGTGACGGTCAGCATCGACAGCCCGAGGATGACGCTGGCCGCAGCGAGCGGCGTCAGCGCCAGCGCGAAGCGTTGCCAGGTGAGGGCTTCGTCCTTGAGCAGGCGGGCGGCGAGTAGCGGCCCGATCAGCAGCAGGCTGCCGAGCACGAAGCCGCCGCCGAGCAGGTAGGCGAGGACTAGCGCGCCGTCGAGCCAGGTGAACAGGTCGCCGGCATCCGGGTAGTGGGTCAGCAGCCACCACGGTGCGTTGTTGTCGAGCAGCGCGAAATGGTTGTGCTCGACCAGCCAGTCGGCGAGCGCCATCTTGGCGCTGCGCAGCCACGGGCTGAGGGTCCACTGGAAGGCGGCGGTGGCGACACCGAGGACGCCGTAGATCAGCGTCAGTGCATCCGGCGTGCGGGCTGGCGCGTCGAGGTCGAGCACTTCGGCGAACGGCGAGCGGGCGCTGTAGGTGACAGCATCGCGCTGGCCGGCGCAGCGCCCGCAGGAATGGCATTCAGAGGCGCTGGTCATGCGTCGGATGTCGAGCAGCGGTGCGCAATTGACCGGTTCGACTTCTCCGCTATAACGATCCCAGGCGGCGCGGTCGACCTTGTAATGCAACGGAGCGATCTTGGCCAGTACGGCGAAGACGCCGGAAGCAGGGCACAGGTAGCGGCACCAGATGCGTTTTTCGCGGCCGTAGAGCAGGCCGATGCCGAGTGCGGCGACGGTCGAGCCGCCAAGGACCAGCAGCGCTGCCTGCGGATATTCATAAACGCTGACCAGTTGGCCGTAGACGGTGGTGGCGACGAAGGCGACGAAGGGCCAGCCGGTCCACTTGAGCCAGCGCGGCAGCGCCTTGCCGCGCCCGTACTGACTGACCCATTCGGACAGCGCACCCTCCGGGCAGAACAGGCCGCACCAGACGCGGCCCATGGTCACCGTGGCGATCATGACCCCTGGCCACCACAGACCCCAGAAGGCGAATTGCGCGAAGAGGCGCAGGTTGTTCCAGATATGGGCATCTTCCGGCGGCAGCGGCAGGAAGGCGGGGATGATGACCATCGCCGCATAAACGACGACGATCAGCCATTGCACGGCGATGATCGTGCGCCGGTTGCGGCGCAGGAAAAGGCCGATCCGGGCGATCCGGCCAGCCTGTTTTCGCTCGACCCGCGGCTGGAAGTGGAGAACGTGTTCAGTCACGTGATATTTTCCAATAGGCTAGGGCGACGACGCTCCAGTAGGCGAGGTAGGCGAGCAGCGTGCTCAGCGCCGGTCGGGCGCGATAGCCGGAGAAGTCGGCCAACAGCTTGCCGCCTTTGGTCGTGTCGGCGATCAGCCGCGAGGTATCCCAGACCGGATCGACCAGCGCCGGCAGCCAGCCGCTGCCGATCATCCGGTCCACCGCCATGACCAGCAGCGCCGAGGCGAGGATCAGCAAGAGAATCGACGACAGGCGCAGCAGCAGGCCGATATTGAGCCGAGCCAGACTTTTGGCAGCCAGCCAGGCGGTCGCCGCGGCGCCGGCGATGCCGCCCAGCGCGCCGAGCAACACGGCGCCGAGTGAACTCTCCTGCGACATGCCGTAGAGGAAGATCACCGTTTCCGCCCCTTCGCGGGCCACCGCCAGCGCGGCGACGACGGCGACGCCGACGAAGCCCGAACGCTGCGCGGCGGCCGAAAGGTCGGCGTGCAGACGTGCCTTCATGTGGCGGCCGTTCTTCTTCATCCACAGTACCATCTGGGTAATCAGCCCGGAAGCGATGAACAGCGTGGCGATCTGGAAAACTTCGAGCGCGTTGCCGGTCAACTCGTCCTGAACGCTCAGCAATGCCCAGCCGAGCAACACGGCCAGCCCGACACCGGCGGCGAGGCCGATGAACAGCGCCCGCCGGCCGCGCCCGGTAGCGTCGTTGCCCTTCAGCCAGGCGTAGAGAATGCCGGCGATCAGGAAGGCTTCGAGGCTTTCGCGCCAGACTACGAAAAGGGCGTTACCCATGCTGCGCTCCGCTTATTTGGCGATGATCCGGCCCTGGCCGGTGGCCGGGTGGAAATCGTCGAAGAACTTGTAGGTGCCCGCTTTCATCGGGTGAAAAATCAGGTTGCGGGTGACGCCGGGCGCCATCACCAGTTCCTTGCGCAATTCCAGGCTCTCGAATTCCGCAGCCCCCGGCCCCTCGTTCGTCACCTCCAGCCGGAAACGCATATTGGCAGGAACCTCCAGCGTTTCAGGGATGAGGCGGCCGTCCTTCATCAACAGCTTGATGGTCGGCATGTCGTCGGCGAATGCCGGCCCTGCACTTCCTACGGCCGCGGTCGACGCCAGAAAAAGGCCGAAAACTGCGGAAAGGAGAGCGTGCTTCATGAATGCCTCAATAGACGATGTTGGCGCGCAAGCCGAACACGTAGGCCGACTTGGCGTCCGGGTTGGCGCCGCCCTGGGTCAGCCACTGGAAGTCCGGGCTGAGTTCGAACTGTGGCGAAATGTGGTAGCGATAATAGATTTCGGCCACCGTCTCGGCGCCGCTCGGGATGAACGCGAAGTCCGCGATGCCGTCGCCGTTGATGTCGATTTCGGCGCTGGTACTCTTGTAGCCACTGCCCGCCTGCAGCCAGCCACCGGCGATGCCGAGCGTGTCGGCAGCACGGCCCCAGTAACTACCGTTGAACTCGGCGCCCAGCGTAACGGCCTGATTGAACGGCGCTTCCCCCTGTACCAGCTTCCCGTAGCGACCGAACAGCGTGATGCCGTCGTCGATGCGCTGGTCGACGGAGATGCCGATGCCCGAGTGTCTTGCCGTCGTGCCGTTGTAATCAAACGCCTCGGCGCGCGTCCAGCCATAAGCGCGATAGTGGCCGGTCAAGCCGCCGAACAGATTGAGTTGTGTTTCCGCCTGCGCCATGTAGAGCGGCGAATTGAAGCTCTTCTGGTAGTTGGAACCATATTCGCCGGCCCCGAAGGCGCCGACCGAGAGCCGCCACGGTTGCGTCTTGTCGCTCTCGTTGGCGTAGGCGACGATGAATCCCGGCTGGAAGCCGTTGGCATCGACCCCGGCTTCGCCGCCGGCATCGAGCAGCGGGTTGTGCACGAATGCCGAATTCAGGAACTGCTTCGCTTCGTCGCTAGCCGCGACGTTCTGGTCGAAGAATCCGAAGATATCCATCTTGCCGAAAGTGATCTCCAGCTTTTCCCGCGAATCGGGCTTGAAGCCGCCGAAGGGCAGGGGAATGGCGGCCTGATACCAGGCCTGCCCGAGAATCACCACCGAGTCGTCCGGGTTGGCGCCGCTGGCGCGGAAGGCCAGGGCATTGGGCGCGCTGGCGAAGTACCCGAGGCGGGCGAAGGCAGTGTTGAGGCCTTGTCCCTGACCGATGCGAAAACCGCCGAACAGCTTGTGCTCGATGTCGCCGATTGGCTCTAGCGGTAATTCGACGCTAACGTCGACCCGATAATTGAGCTGGGTGCTGGCATCTGCGGTGCCTGAAGGCAGGCCGCTGGCACCCTGGACGACAGTGGCGAGGGCGGCGGTTGCCTTGATCCCTTCGAGCGACTCGGTGACCTTGATTGGTTTTTTCATCGCCAGAACGTCGTTCTCGGTGGCCTTTAGGCGCGTGGTCAGTTCCGGTTCGTTTTCGGAGATCCGGTCGTTGTCGAGGCTTTTGGCGACCTGTTCGCTTTCAGCCTTGAGCATCTTCACTTCCTTCTCCAGTTCGGCGTTGCGCGCTTCCAGTTTTTCCAGGCGGGCGGCCAGTTTTTCCAGTGTCGCGCTGTCGCTGGCAGCGAACGCGGGCATGGTCAGGCCCGCCGCGACCAGCGCGGCGGTCAAATTGGCAAGGCGCATGATCAGTAACCGCCTTTTTTGCCGATCCCGACATAGGTAAATTCGTACTCGACTTCGAAAGGCTTGAACCACGGACGGACGCCAGTAGCGCGGTCGGTATGGCGGCCGAAATGGGCGTGCGGGTTGGCCGACGGCGGCTGTATGCTGTATTTCACCTTGTACTTGCCGGGGCCGGCCAGCTTGATGTTGTCGCCGTAATGTGGACCATCGTTGGCGACCATTGGCATGAAATCGCCGGACGCCTTGTAGTCGCCACCGATCTTCGAGACTTCGTATTTGATGACAAGGTAGGGAACCCAGGCGCCTTCCGGGAAACCGTTCGGGTTGTTGGCCAGCGCGTGGATGTCGGCCTCGATGTGGATGTCCGATTCGGAGACCTTCCTCATTATGCCGTCCGGTTCCATCTCGACGGCCTGCAGATAGACGGCGGCGATTTCCATCCCAGCCTTTTGTTGGGGTACGCCAATCGGGTATTCGAGGGCGAATGCCGGGGTGGCGAGGGTTGCGGAAAGGGCCAGCAGCGCGGCGAGTTTTTTGGTGTTGAACAAGGCGAGACTCCAGAATGATTGTGGCTGGCTTGCCCGGGAGGCTGGCTGGCTGTGGAATGGAAAAACGAGTGGCGGGGCCATTATTTGGTCAGGATCAGTTTGTTTTCGCGGGTGACGCGCAAGATGTAAATTTGGCCGGCATGTTCGATCTCCAGCATGCTTGCGCCACGCAATAGTTCCGCGCTGGAGGCATGCGGTCTTGTCGCTTTGGAAGCGGGGGTACGACGCGGCTCGGCAGATTTGATCGTGGCGTTCATACTGCTACTAATGCGAATGAGAATGGATCGCATTAAACAATTAATGCGAGCAGTTGTCAATTAGAAATTGTGTTGGTCTTTCAATCCTCGACCGTCAGCGAGGCATTGCTGTCAATCAGTCGGGAAAGACCTGATACACCGGCCGATTTCATGTAAATGCAGCGCTTTCCGCTGCGCTTGCATTGTTCCTTCACGCGCCAATAGGCGTTGTGGCTGATGCAGCCGGCCTGGCAGATGACCAGATCGGCCGCGGCGAGTGCCGAGTCGATGCGGTGCAGGCTTTCTTCAAGTCCGCCATCGTGATGCAGGAAGCGGCCGCCCCGGTTTTCGATGAGCTGCCGGTAGGCATCGACGGCGCCAGTGCGGCCCCCGACACAAAGAACGCACTTGCCGTCAAGCATTGATGGAGGCTTGCGGTCAACCTCGGAAAGCAGGCAGTTTTCGTCTGTGGCAGTCAGTTGCTTAAGGGCGACATTGGCATGCGTCAGTAGTCGCCGCAGATTCAATACTTCGTCTTCCAGCGTTTTCGAATGAACACTCAGTGCATTGGCTCTGTCCTCGGCGTCACTTGCCCGGCGGGCGAGAGTTTTCTGATCTCGAAGACTGGCCAGGGCCTGGCGCAGACTGCCGATTTCGCTGGCGAGTCGCTCGCCCTGGGCGTCTTTTCCGGCCAGTTCGGCGCGGAGTTCGGCGACACGCTGGCCAAGTGCCTGCGTTTCCCGTGATTTTTCATTGCGCAGGGATTCGTTCGCACGCCGTGCCGCAGCGAGTTCCTGGCGCAATTGCTCATTGTCGGCGCGCAGTGCTTGCAGAGCATGCAAATCGGCACGCATACCCGAGCCAATTTGATGCTGGATCATATGGATATCGCCGTATATTTCCTGCTCGAGTTGGGCGTCGCAGGCGGGATGTGTCCAACTGGCCCAGAGCGCAGCAGGAATTTCGCAGCCGCTGCTAGTTGCTTGCAACCAGAGCGCCCGCAGTGCGTTTCCATCCCGGGCGGCTGAAAAGCGCCGGATGGTCAACTGAAAGCGCTTCTCCAATGCCTTGTGCAACAACTCGGCGAGCTGGCTGCGTTCGTCGCAGGCACTGACGGCTGTCGTGTGCAGCGTGTAATCGCTGGTCCCGCGCGGAAAATTCATCACTTTGGAAATCAGTGCCCGCAGGTCTTCGGTGCTGAAACAGACACCGATAATCGGGCAGTGGGCCTTGGTGCTGATTTCCCATAGTTTGCGCCGCCGCGATCCCTGAATTTCAGATGCCAGTTGAGGGCATGACGTCATTCGAGACAATTCCGGAGGTTTCGGCGCAGTGGCCAGGGCGGTGGTAGCGAAGCGAAACGGTGGCTCGGACACTCAACGCTCCTGCCGATATTCGCCCTGAATCAGGCGATTGCTGGCCCGTTCGCACAGCGCGCGGGTTTCGTTATCAAGAGCCGGCGAATCGCACAGGCGATCGAGGATGCGGGCTGCGTTGAGTGCGGAGTGTGGGCAGCCGCTTTCGTCGTGGATCAGGATCAGGCTGAGGGCGCCGGCCCAGAGTTCGGATGTCGACATCATCAGCGCGCGACAGCGACCAGGAGGCACCAGAGCAGGGTGCCGGCGATGGAGACATTGAATACCAGTGAGCGCATGGTCATTCCTTTAGTTGAGAATGATTCGCATCTTAGAGCTGGTTTGATGTTTTGTAAATAGGAAACATTCGCATTTGAACAATTGTCGCTGACAGTTGTTCGCATAGCCGGGAGATGAAATGTTGTCTGCTCGAGTTCCTTGTCGCTCACGCGGGCGACAAGCGATCTTCGCCGGGAGACCGGAAAGCCGATTCCCGGGTGATCAGGCGCCCTTGAGGAGCCTCATGGTGTGGCACGGCATCGGAATCCCGGCAAGGGGAAGCGTCGGTGGTGAATGACGGTCTGGTATTGAGGATGCGCGGCGCTGATTCGGTTGAGCAGTCAACCGACAGCAGCAGCGCAGTCTGGTCATGAAGGTGGACCTGTCCTGATCACCACGGACTTCTGAAACAGTTCGGCTGATCCGCCCCGGCTTACGAGAACTTTTTCCGGTGCGCCTGCACGGCCTGTGTGCGAGCCAGCAGCAGCCTCTGCCTGACCGTATCCGGGAGGTCGCCGTCGCCGGCGCTCCGTTGATCAGCCGCCCTGGCCATCACGAGCGCCTCGACCGCCTTCATGCGGGCAATGTACAACCGGAGTTTCACGGTCTCCGGGATGGGCAGAATGGCGTCCTCGTCGTCTTGGTCGGACACCTTGGCCACCCTCGGGCGGCTGAAGGAGCGGTGGAGATCGAGGTCCTCGGCACCGTAGTCGACGTCGCTGTCGTCCACCAGGGTGTACGGCACGGGCGTGCCGACTATTGGTCTTGTCGCCAGCAACGCGACTTGGCGACGTTCCGTACGGGAGAGCATCGATTTCTCGATCCTCCTGGCTGTGGCTCCCTTCGACTGTTTGGCCGGTCGCATATAGGCGACGCGCTCCACGCCGACTCGCAATTCGGTCACGCGGACAGGCATCGGGACCGGGGTCACCGTAACCGCCTGATCCGCGACCGCGACGTCCGCCGCCAGAGCCTCGGCGGCCGCCGGCTCGGCAGCATTGACAACCAAAGAAGTTAGCGCGGTCAGAGCCGCGACCATCAACCAACGCACTGCGAATTCTCCAATATGATCGAATCTGGAGTGAACTAACGCATGGATCTCGTTTTGGTTGTCAGACAACTCAAAAATTTTGTGATTTGTGTGCGGAGCTAATGCACGCCGGCTACTGCCGCTGTTTGCCGCGGCTTGCGCTGGACGCGCCGGGCGGCGCGGGCGTCCATCCAGTTCTTCCAGGCAATCATGCAGCCGAGCAGGATGAAGGCGCCCGGGGGCAGCATCGCCAGCAGGAAGCCAGGATAGCTCTCGGGCAGCAACTGGATCGGCTGCAGGTCGGGGAAGACCATGTCGACGCCGCTGAACAGCGTGCCGCCGCCCAGTAGTTCGCGCATGGCGCCGAGCAGGGCCAAAGTCCACAACATGCCGACACCCATGAAGACACCGTCGAGCGTCGATTGCAGCGGTGGGTTCTTGGCGGCGAAGGCCTCGACGCGCGCCAGCACGATGCAGTTGGTGACGATCAGCGGGATGAAGATGCCGAGCACCAGATAAAGTTCGTGCAAATTGGCGTTGAACATCAGGTCGACGACGGTGACCAGCGCGGCGATGATCAGAATGAAGACCGGGATGCGGATCTCGTGCGGGATGAAGTTGCGCAGCGAGGCGACGGCCACGTTGGCGACGGCCATGACGATGATCGTCGCCAGCGACAGCATGATACCGTTGACCGCGTTGGTGGTCACCGCCAGCAGTGGACAGAGGCCGAGAATCTGGACAATCGACGAGTTCTGCTTCCAGATGCCGTTGCCGGCGATATTCCTCAGTTCTTCACGAGTGATCATGGCTTGCCTCCAGTTTCGGCGAGCAGCCTGTCGCGTTGCAGGTCGGCCCATTTGACAGCTTTGTGCACCGCCTTGACGACGGCGCGCGGGGTGACCGTGGCGCCGGCGTAGTAATCGAAACGGCCGTGGTCCTTCTTGACCCGCCAGCCGGGGTCGCTGACGGTGGCCAGCGACAGTCCGGCGAACTGGCCTATCCACGGCGCGACCTTGTTCTTGTCCTTCTTCGGGTCGACATAATCGCCGAGGCCCGGCGTCTCCTTGTGCTGGGTGACGCGCACGCCGGCGACCGTGCCGTCGGCGCGCAGGGCGATCAGCAGCCTGATCTTGCCGGCGTAGCCATCGGGGGCGACCGCCTCGAACACCAGCGCCACCGGCTGGCCGTCCATTCGTGCCCGATACAGCGTCGTCGGCTCGTCGAGGCCGAGCTCGGGCGTCGGTGGCAGGGTCAGCGTGTCGCTGAGCAGGGCGTTGTCATATTCCGAGCGCGGCAGCACTTCGTCGACCAGCTTCATCTTTTCCTCGGCGGCCGAGGCTTCGATCGCCGGCTTTGTCCACAGGTAGGCGGCCGACAGCAGGCCGGTGAACAGGATGACGAAAACGAAAAGAATGGCGGCCGTGCGCAGCGCCATGCCTGGGGCGGAGATATCCTTCTTGCCGGCGGTCATGACTTGTCCTTGAGGCCGAAGATCGGCGGCTGGCAGAGCAGGTCGATCAGTGGCGCGCCAAGGTTCATCAACAGCACGGCGAAGGCGACGCCATCCGGGTAACCGCCGAAAACGCGGATGATGTAGGTGAGCAGCCCGGCGCCGGCGCCAAAGATCAGCTTGCCGCGCGGCGTTGCGCACCCGGAAACGGGATCGGTGGCGATGAAGAAGGCACCGAGCATGGCGCCGCCCGAGAACATGTGGAACAGCGGGCTGGCAAACTGCGCC is a window encoding:
- a CDS encoding 4Fe-4S binding protein codes for the protein MTEHVLHFQPRVERKQAGRIARIGLFLRRNRRTIIAVQWLIVVVYAAMVIIPAFLPLPPEDAHIWNNLRLFAQFAFWGLWWPGVMIATVTMGRVWCGLFCPEGALSEWVSQYGRGKALPRWLKWTGWPFVAFVATTVYGQLVSVYEYPQAALLVLGGSTVAALGIGLLYGREKRIWCRYLCPASGVFAVLAKIAPLHYKVDRAAWDRYSGEVEPVNCAPLLDIRRMTSASECHSCGRCAGQRDAVTYSARSPFAEVLDLDAPARTPDALTLIYGVLGVATAAFQWTLSPWLRSAKMALADWLVEHNHFALLDNNAPWWLLTHYPDAGDLFTWLDGALVLAYLLGGGFVLGSLLLIGPLLAARLLKDEALTWQRFALALTPLAAASVILGLSMLTVTHLKAEHLWLGWLPGLRIALLGAGCFGSLWLAFQLTSRSTAKNGRKLLAGVAMLLPVGLMATVWTLVFFFW
- a CDS encoding carbohydrate porin, with protein sequence MRLANLTAALVAAGLTMPAFAASDSATLEKLAARLEKLEARNAELEKEVKMLKAESEQVAKSLDNDRISENEPELTTRLKATENDVLAMKKPIKVTESLEGIKATAALATVVQGASGLPSGTADASTQLNYRVDVSVELPLEPIGDIEHKLFGGFRIGQGQGLNTAFARLGYFASAPNALAFRASGANPDDSVVILGQAWYQAAIPLPFGGFKPDSREKLEITFGKMDIFGFFDQNVAASDEAKQFLNSAFVHNPLLDAGGEAGVDANGFQPGFIVAYANESDKTQPWRLSVGAFGAGEYGSNYQKSFNSPLYMAQAETQLNLFGGLTGHYRAYGWTRAEAFDYNGTTARHSGIGISVDQRIDDGITLFGRYGKLVQGEAPFNQAVTLGAEFNGSYWGRAADTLGIAGGWLQAGSGYKSTSAEIDINGDGIADFAFIPSGAETVAEIYYRYHISPQFELSPDFQWLTQGGANPDAKSAYVFGLRANIVY
- a CDS encoding electron transport complex subunit E, which produces MITREELRNIAGNGIWKQNSSIVQILGLCPLLAVTTNAVNGIMLSLATIIVMAVANVAVASLRNFIPHEIRIPVFILIIAALVTVVDLMFNANLHELYLVLGIFIPLIVTNCIVLARVEAFAAKNPPLQSTLDGVFMGVGMLWTLALLGAMRELLGGGTLFSGVDMVFPDLQPIQLLPESYPGFLLAMLPPGAFILLGCMIAWKNWMDARAARRVQRKPRQTAAVAGVH
- the rsxG gene encoding electron transport complex subunit RsxG; amino-acid sequence: MTAGKKDISAPGMALRTAAILFVFVILFTGLLSAAYLWTKPAIEASAAEEKMKLVDEVLPRSEYDNALLSDTLTLPPTPELGLDEPTTLYRARMDGQPVALVFEAVAPDGYAGKIRLLIALRADGTVAGVRVTQHKETPGLGDYVDPKKDKNKVAPWIGQFAGLSLATVSDPGWRVKKDHGRFDYYAGATVTPRAVVKAVHKAVKWADLQRDRLLAETGGKP
- a CDS encoding hemin uptake protein HemP; translation: MNATIKSAEPRRTPASKATRPHASSAELLRGASMLEIEHAGQIYILRVTRENKLILTK
- a CDS encoding FTR1 family protein; the encoded protein is MGNALFVVWRESLEAFLIAGILYAWLKGNDATGRGRRALFIGLAAGVGLAVLLGWALLSVQDELTGNALEVFQIATLFIASGLITQMVLWMKKNGRHMKARLHADLSAAAQRSGFVGVAVVAALAVAREGAETVIFLYGMSQESSLGAVLLGALGGIAGAAATAWLAAKSLARLNIGLLLRLSSILLLILASALLVMAVDRMIGSGWLPALVDPVWDTSRLIADTTKGGKLLADFSGYRARPALSTLLAYLAYWSVVALAYWKISRD
- a CDS encoding cupredoxin domain-containing protein; its protein translation is MKHALLSAVFGLFLASTAAVGSAGPAFADDMPTIKLLMKDGRLIPETLEVPANMRFRLEVTNEGPGAAEFESLELRKELVMAPGVTRNLIFHPMKAGTYKFFDDFHPATGQGRIIAK
- a CDS encoding DUF2325 domain-containing protein, with protein sequence MTSCPQLASEIQGSRRRKLWEISTKAHCPIIGVCFSTEDLRALISKVMNFPRGTSDYTLHTTAVSACDERSQLAELLHKALEKRFQLTIRRFSAARDGNALRALWLQATSSGCEIPAALWASWTHPACDAQLEQEIYGDIHMIQHQIGSGMRADLHALQALRADNEQLRQELAAARRANESLRNEKSRETQALGQRVAELRAELAGKDAQGERLASEIGSLRQALASLRDQKTLARRASDAEDRANALSVHSKTLEDEVLNLRRLLTHANVALKQLTATDENCLLSEVDRKPPSMLDGKCVLCVGGRTGAVDAYRQLIENRGGRFLHHDGGLEESLHRIDSALAAADLVICQAGCISHNAYWRVKEQCKRSGKRCIYMKSAGVSGLSRLIDSNASLTVED
- the feoB gene encoding ferrous iron transport protein B produces the protein MTTSLTPSNAILLVGHPNVGKSVLFHRLTGAYVNVSNYPGTTVEVTRASARFDREAVLLDTPGVLALPSRSDDERATMRALLNEQTRCLVQVGDAKNLRRTLTLTALLAELGVPMVLALNMHDEAAARGVTVDIPALAEELGIPVMATVATGGEGIGELTSSLGQARRPDALLHYDADSEADITRVGEAIARLAPHPHLAARGLAILYLGGDAEVAAWLEEHTGDKFPEIKALRQAASHRTANKLSALLARERSEAADTLATSVIQRAARSSPLLAQRIGQYVVHPLWGIPILLGVLYVVYEFVGVFGATTLVGLLEKDIFESILNPAFTDFVTAAVNVPWITELLVGKYGLWTMGMTYALALILPIVTTFFIAFGVLEDSGYLPRLSVIANRLFALIGLNGRAVLPMVLGLGCVTMATLTTRILHSPRERMITILLLALAIPCSAQLGVVLGMLGSVSFTAVLIWALAMVGVLLLVGFLASKLIPGRRIPLVTELPPMRMPILGNVLKKTAGRLQWYLVEVIPLFLLGTFIMFVLDKTGALPGIIKVGEPLVTGWLGLPPEASAAFVMGFLRRDFGATGLFAMAHSLSPIQAVVGMITITLFIPCFASLMMMVKEQGLKIALAMVAVIVPFAFLVGGLFNLLLHAVWS
- a CDS encoding iron transporter, coding for MAPPLVFPFHSQPASRASQPQSFWSLALFNTKKLAALLALSATLATPAFALEYPIGVPQQKAGMEIAAVYLQAVEMEPDGIMRKVSESDIHIEADIHALANNPNGFPEGAWVPYLVIKYEVSKIGGDYKASGDFMPMVANDGPHYGDNIKLAGPGKYKVKYSIQPPSANPHAHFGRHTDRATGVRPWFKPFEVEYEFTYVGIGKKGGY
- a CDS encoding DUF3014 domain-containing protein, which encodes MGKSSLLPLALIAIVVGLIYYLLMPDQQAPEPTVVAQTLGPAAEPAPPAPDPEVERYPIIAATPPAEPAPPINLDDDTAYRDGLRQLVGPEALAYFYPDRMIHRFVATIDNLPREEAQAKMMPIKPVSGPFMVERHAGTMTVDPANDQRYLRYLNVLAAVDKQRLVDLYVSLYPVFQQAYRELGYPGRHFNDRLVDAIDNLLATPAIVPPLAVVQPKVLYKFADPALEKRSAGQKIMLRLGADNMARAKILLIAIRGELLRRSPTK